The proteins below come from a single Mesobacillus jeotgali genomic window:
- the hemY gene encoding protoporphyrinogen oxidase, with translation MDEKKVIVVGGGITGLATAYYLQKEAREKQLPIKVKLIEASERLGGVISTEKRDGFVIERGPDSIIARKKSATRLIEEVGLKDKIISNTAGKSYIYARGKLHTMPEGSFMGIPTKVTPFALSGLFSPLGKLRAAGDFILPKGAPTADQSLGAFFRHRLGDEVVDNLIDPLLSGIYAGDIDELSLMSLFPNFYEIEQKHRSLVIGLNKSMPKPPKTAQKPGSKKGMFISLSTGLEELIHRVESRLEEGTVMKGTAVKKVVKTRNTYQVHYETGEVEAADSVVITTDHFHAQRMLSDYVFMDQFKDMPSNSVANVAMAFPKSAIEKDIDGTGFLVSRNSDFRITACTWTHKKWPGTSPDDMALLRCYVGKPNDQEAVDLSDEEIVELVLRDLNKTMNITARPLFHVVTRWRKAMPQYTVGHLERIAQVKKQLSQELPGVFLAGGSFEGVGIPGCIDQAESAVVKVISHLTSK, from the coding sequence ATGGATGAAAAGAAGGTCATTGTTGTTGGCGGCGGGATCACTGGGCTGGCAACAGCATATTACCTGCAAAAGGAAGCCAGGGAAAAGCAATTACCCATTAAAGTGAAATTGATTGAGGCCAGCGAACGCCTTGGTGGTGTCATCAGCACTGAGAAGCGGGATGGATTCGTTATTGAAAGAGGCCCGGATTCGATTATAGCGAGAAAGAAAAGTGCTACGAGATTGATAGAAGAAGTTGGCCTCAAAGATAAAATCATTTCTAACACAGCCGGGAAATCCTATATTTACGCTAGGGGCAAGCTTCATACAATGCCGGAAGGATCTTTCATGGGGATTCCGACGAAGGTAACTCCGTTTGCGTTATCAGGATTATTTTCACCGCTGGGGAAACTGCGTGCAGCAGGAGATTTTATTTTACCAAAAGGAGCACCGACAGCAGACCAGTCACTTGGTGCCTTTTTCCGTCATCGGCTGGGTGATGAGGTGGTCGATAATCTGATAGATCCATTATTGTCAGGTATCTATGCGGGCGATATTGATGAACTGAGCCTGATGTCCTTGTTCCCGAACTTTTATGAAATTGAGCAGAAGCATCGCAGCCTGGTGATAGGATTGAACAAATCGATGCCGAAGCCCCCGAAAACTGCCCAAAAACCTGGCTCAAAAAAGGGAATGTTCATTTCATTGTCAACGGGCCTTGAAGAGTTGATCCACCGGGTTGAAAGCCGCCTGGAAGAGGGAACTGTTATGAAGGGCACGGCTGTAAAGAAGGTAGTGAAGACAAGAAATACCTATCAAGTTCACTACGAAACTGGAGAAGTGGAAGCAGCGGACAGTGTTGTCATTACCACTGATCATTTTCATGCCCAGCGGATGCTTTCCGATTACGTATTTATGGACCAGTTTAAAGATATGCCGTCCAATTCCGTGGCAAATGTCGCGATGGCATTCCCAAAATCCGCAATCGAGAAAGATATCGACGGAACTGGCTTCCTCGTTTCAAGGAACAGCGATTTCAGGATAACTGCCTGTACCTGGACGCACAAGAAATGGCCTGGCACATCTCCTGATGATATGGCATTGCTCCGATGTTATGTCGGTAAACCGAATGACCAGGAAGCAGTGGATTTGTCAGATGAGGAGATTGTGGAACTGGTTTTAAGAGATTTGAATAAGACAATGAACATTACTGCTAGACCCCTCTTCCATGTCGTAACAAGGTGGAGAAAAGCGATGCCGCAATATACGGTCGGGCATCTTGAAAGAATCGCCCAGGTAAAAAAGCAGCTTAGCCAGGAACTTCCTGGCGTCTTCCTTGCAGGAGGGTCATTCGAGGGCGTGGGCATCCCCGGCTGTATCGACCAGGCGGAATCTGCGGTGGTGAAAGTAATCAGCCATCTAACTTCCAAGTAA
- a CDS encoding ABC transporter permease subunit translates to MNLFKREMKANLKSLIIWSIGVIFMVASGMGKFSSLEGTGQSMNALMADMPKSLQAIMGTGSLDLSTPIGYFGVLFLYLAVMGAIHAAMLGSNIIAKEERDKTVEFLLVKPVSRTKMITSKLLAALVNILIFNLVTFASSVGMVQKYAEGEDILGDITLLMVGMLILQLLFLVIGTAIAAVLKNAKKATSLATGILLILFILSIAIDLTEKLEGLKFLTPFKYYDAKLILEEGGFDPMYLVISFVLLVGLTIVTFVFYRKRDMNI, encoded by the coding sequence TTGAATCTTTTTAAAAGGGAAATGAAAGCAAATCTCAAGTCGCTCATCATTTGGAGCATCGGTGTCATCTTTATGGTCGCTTCGGGCATGGGCAAGTTTTCTAGCCTGGAAGGGACCGGGCAATCAATGAATGCACTGATGGCCGACATGCCTAAATCGCTCCAGGCAATCATGGGTACAGGTTCGCTCGATCTGTCGACACCCATCGGTTATTTTGGAGTCCTTTTCTTGTATCTGGCCGTAATGGGAGCCATTCATGCAGCGATGCTCGGATCGAATATCATCGCCAAGGAAGAGAGAGACAAAACGGTAGAGTTCCTGCTGGTCAAACCTGTTTCGAGAACGAAAATGATCACGTCCAAGCTGTTGGCGGCTTTGGTCAATATCCTGATTTTTAATCTTGTGACCTTCGCCTCCTCCGTCGGCATGGTTCAGAAATATGCTGAAGGGGAGGACATATTGGGGGACATTACTCTGCTGATGGTCGGAATGCTTATTCTTCAGTTGCTTTTCCTAGTAATTGGGACTGCGATTGCTGCTGTTTTAAAGAACGCCAAAAAAGCCACATCTTTGGCAACAGGAATCCTGCTCATCCTCTTCATTCTGTCAATCGCAATTGATTTGACTGAAAAGCTGGAAGGATTGAAATTCCTGACTCCATTCAAATACTATGATGCAAAGCTGATTTTAGAGGAAGGCGGATTTGATCCTATGTATCTAGTGATTTCCTTCGTGCTGCTGGTTGGGCTCACCATTGTGACCTTTGTTTTTTACAGAAAAAGAGATATGAATATATGA
- a CDS encoding ABC transporter permease subunit has translation MNIFLHELKAYRKSTMIWTLSLVALVVLFLSMFPSFSKDAEEFKKLLEGFPVELRKAIGLSVDSIATLIGFFSYAFLYLKLAGAIQAMNLGTSILSKESREKTADFLLTKPVTRGQVVTSKLLAALVSLVTTNIVFIAATFMMASIVAGDDFNKEALFLISISLFFLQLIFMALGIVISVIFPKIKSVISVSLGTVFGFFMLGMISSTTEDEALRYLTPFNYFDSTYITEHASYETSFLVTGTLVIIAAVSASYYLYGKKDVHSV, from the coding sequence ATGAATATATTCCTTCATGAACTGAAGGCATACCGGAAATCGACGATGATATGGACCTTGTCATTGGTGGCGCTGGTGGTGTTGTTTTTATCGATGTTTCCTTCCTTTTCAAAGGATGCGGAAGAATTCAAGAAGCTGCTTGAAGGTTTCCCGGTTGAGTTGAGAAAAGCGATTGGATTGTCGGTGGACAGCATTGCGACATTGATTGGTTTTTTCTCGTATGCGTTCCTGTACCTGAAGCTGGCGGGCGCCATTCAGGCTATGAATCTGGGAACCTCGATTTTATCGAAGGAATCCCGGGAGAAGACAGCAGACTTCCTGCTCACAAAACCAGTTACAAGGGGTCAGGTCGTTACTTCGAAGCTGCTGGCCGCGCTGGTTTCCCTGGTTACCACCAATATCGTTTTTATCGCAGCGACATTTATGATGGCATCGATCGTGGCTGGGGACGATTTTAACAAAGAAGCCTTATTCCTGATTTCGATTTCCCTATTCTTTCTTCAGCTTATATTTATGGCGCTGGGAATCGTCATTTCAGTGATTTTTCCTAAAATAAAATCGGTAATCTCTGTTTCGCTCGGTACTGTGTTCGGATTTTTCATGCTCGGAATGATCAGTTCGACAACGGAGGATGAAGCCTTGCGTTACTTAACACCCTTCAATTATTTCGACTCGACATATATCACGGAGCATGCAAGCTATGAAACTTCTTTTCTGGTAACCGGTACGCTGGTTATCATAGCTGCGGTCTCGGCCAGCTATTATTTGTACGGTAAAAAGGATGTCCATTCCGTTTAG
- a CDS encoding ABC transporter ATP-binding protein, translating into MNVIEINNLTKMYGKARGIEDVSFDVKEGEIFGFIGPNGAGKSTTIRTLLSLIYPTSGSATIFGKDIITAAPEIKKDIGYLPSEVFYYDNMKVMDLLKYSASFYKKDCTKRIKELADIMELDLTKKIDDLSLGNKKKVGIVQGLLHEPKLIILDEPTSGLDPLMQQKFFDLLEKENKKGATILFSSHILSEVQRLCDRVAIIKDGRIVTVEKISTLKENTYKKFKIESKSGIDKNLFDLEGVNQLEQEDGTISFLFRGNINSIMKKIAEIEVANLWVEEPDLEEIFMHYYEKEE; encoded by the coding sequence ATGAACGTGATTGAGATTAACAATCTGACAAAAATGTACGGCAAGGCCAGGGGAATTGAGGATGTCAGCTTCGATGTGAAAGAAGGGGAGATATTCGGCTTCATCGGCCCGAATGGCGCGGGGAAATCGACGACGATCCGGACGCTGCTGTCATTGATTTATCCGACCAGCGGCAGCGCGACGATCTTCGGCAAGGACATCATTACGGCTGCGCCGGAAATCAAAAAGGATATCGGTTACCTGCCATCTGAAGTGTTTTACTATGACAATATGAAGGTCATGGATTTGCTCAAGTATTCGGCAAGCTTTTACAAAAAGGATTGCACCAAACGGATAAAGGAGCTTGCTGACATCATGGAGCTGGACTTGACGAAGAAAATCGATGACCTTTCGCTTGGAAACAAGAAAAAGGTCGGCATTGTCCAGGGGCTGCTGCACGAACCGAAATTGATCATTCTTGATGAACCGACGAGCGGCCTTGATCCGCTGATGCAGCAGAAGTTCTTTGACCTTCTAGAAAAAGAAAACAAGAAAGGCGCGACAATCCTGTTTTCTTCCCATATTCTCAGCGAGGTGCAAAGGCTGTGTGACAGGGTCGCCATCATAAAGGATGGGCGGATTGTCACTGTTGAAAAAATCAGCACATTAAAAGAAAACACATACAAGAAATTCAAAATCGAATCCAAATCCGGAATCGATAAAAATCTCTTTGATCTTGAAGGTGTGAACCAGCTTGAGCAGGAAGACGGAACAATCAGCTTCCTTTTCAGGGGCAACATCAACTCCATCATGAAAAAAATCGCGGAAATCGAGGTCGCCAACCTCTGGGTGGAGGAGCCTGACCTTGAAGAGATTTTCATGCATTATTATGAAAAGGAGGAATAG
- a CDS encoding TetR/AcrR family transcriptional regulator, translating to MSSKFLSLNPEKQERILNAALKEFAQKGYENASTNEMVKSAGISKGLLFHYFKNKKELYLFLYNHFTHVMVEEFFNELDLNERDIFERMKTLMILKNKLMVKHPEVFEFTVAASMETAEEVKEILNNTNTELIQASYSRLFENIDTTRFREGVDIQRAINIIMWTLQGFSSQELEKAKRLNIVKPNFDEAFKEAEVYIDMMKKAFYKSL from the coding sequence ATGTCTTCGAAATTCTTAAGCTTGAATCCTGAAAAACAGGAACGTATTCTCAACGCTGCTCTCAAGGAGTTTGCCCAAAAAGGATACGAAAATGCCTCTACGAATGAAATGGTTAAATCAGCAGGTATCTCGAAAGGACTGCTTTTCCATTATTTTAAAAACAAGAAAGAACTATATCTGTTCCTTTATAACCACTTTACACATGTGATGGTAGAAGAGTTCTTTAATGAATTGGACCTAAATGAGCGCGACATTTTTGAACGGATGAAAACGCTGATGATCTTGAAAAACAAACTGATGGTGAAGCATCCGGAAGTATTCGAATTCACGGTTGCTGCTTCCATGGAAACCGCGGAAGAAGTAAAGGAAATATTGAATAACACAAATACAGAGCTGATCCAGGCAAGCTACAGCCGGTTATTCGAGAATATCGACACCACCAGGTTCCGGGAAGGAGTCGATATCCAAAGAGCCATCAACATCATCATGTGGACGCTCCAGGGCTTCAGTAGTCAGGAACTGGAAAAAGCTAAAAGACTGAATATTGTAAAGCCCAACTTCGATGAGGCATTCAAAGAAGCCGAAGTGTACATAGATATGATGAAGAAGGCGTTTTACAAAAGTTTATAA
- the kynB gene encoding arylformamidase, with product MGNWIDISQVLNNNIPVWPGDTPFQYEVSWGMEESGSVNVGQVKMSTHTGTHIDAPFHFENDGKKVIELDFNLYIGPALVIHVKKPESIGMKELQGVDLNGVKRLLIRTDSWQDKTVFPESIPHIEAELAAYLAGHGVQLLGLDLPSVDPLDSKDLNAHHELNNQGIHILEGLVLDKIEPGKYELAALPLPLEQADGSPVRAVVRKIE from the coding sequence ATGGGAAATTGGATTGATATTTCGCAGGTTTTAAATAATAACATTCCCGTTTGGCCGGGTGACACACCATTTCAATATGAAGTGAGCTGGGGAATGGAAGAAAGCGGCTCCGTGAATGTCGGCCAGGTGAAAATGAGTACGCATACCGGCACACACATTGATGCGCCTTTTCATTTCGAAAACGATGGCAAAAAAGTAATTGAGCTGGATTTCAACTTATACATTGGACCTGCTCTTGTGATTCATGTGAAGAAGCCTGAAAGTATCGGAATGAAAGAGCTGCAAGGCGTGGATCTGAACGGAGTGAAACGTCTATTGATCAGGACCGACTCTTGGCAGGATAAGACTGTATTCCCGGAGTCGATTCCGCATATCGAGGCTGAATTGGCTGCCTATCTTGCTGGACATGGTGTACAATTGCTTGGTCTTGACTTGCCATCGGTGGATCCATTGGACAGCAAGGATTTGAATGCCCATCATGAATTGAACAACCAGGGTATTCATATTCTTGAAGGACTGGTACTCGATAAAATTGAACCAGGAAAATACGAGCTCGCTGCACTGCCTCTGCCGCTGGAACAGGCAGACGGCAGTCCTGTGAGAGCTGTGGTTCGGAAAATAGAATAG
- the kynA gene encoding tryptophan 2,3-dioxygenase encodes MKEEQKTHQIHTDFSKELSYGSYLQLDKILSSQQRLSDHHDEMLFIIIHQASELWMKLILHEVSAAIDCIRKNDLEPSFKMLSRVSRIQQQLIQSWSVLSTLTPAEYMEFRDKLGHSSGFQSYQNRLIEFALGQKSSHVLSVYQHDPQLYKQMEDALHERSIYDAAISAMAMRGLPIDEAALNRDWSAPYEPNASVEEAWLTVYRNVDQYWDLYELAEKLVDIGSQQQLWRFNHMSTVERIIGHKTGTGGSAGVSYLKKVVDHRFFPELWSLRTKL; translated from the coding sequence ATGAAGGAAGAGCAAAAAACACATCAAATTCATACTGATTTTTCAAAAGAGCTTTCTTATGGCAGTTACTTACAATTAGATAAAATTTTATCCAGCCAGCAGCGCCTGTCGGATCACCATGATGAAATGCTGTTCATCATCATCCACCAAGCCAGCGAACTGTGGATGAAGCTGATTTTACATGAAGTGAGCGCGGCGATTGACTGCATCCGTAAAAATGACCTGGAGCCGAGCTTCAAGATGCTCTCAAGGGTGTCGAGGATCCAGCAGCAGCTGATCCAGTCATGGAGTGTCTTGTCGACGCTGACTCCGGCTGAATATATGGAGTTCCGAGACAAGCTTGGCCATTCATCAGGGTTCCAATCCTACCAGAACCGATTGATTGAATTTGCTCTTGGCCAAAAAAGCTCACATGTACTGTCTGTTTACCAACATGATCCACAACTGTATAAACAAATGGAGGATGCGCTGCATGAACGGTCGATTTATGATGCAGCGATCAGTGCGATGGCGATGCGCGGCCTGCCGATAGATGAAGCGGCCCTAAATCGTGATTGGTCTGCTCCGTACGAACCAAATGCCAGTGTCGAGGAAGCATGGCTTACGGTGTATCGTAACGTCGATCAATATTGGGACCTGTATGAGCTTGCAGAAAAGCTTGTCGATATCGGCAGCCAGCAGCAGCTATGGCGCTTCAACCATATGAGTACTGTCGAACGAATCATCGGCCACAAAACGGGAACAGGCGGCTCTGCCGGTGTATCCTATTTGAAAAAGGTCGTCGATCACAGATTCTTCCCTGAGCTATGGAGCCTGAGGACGAAGCTATAA
- the kynU gene encoding kynureninase, translated as MKPYSFEPDADFAAELDREDILARYRDEFYLKPDRIYLDGNSLGLLSKRAEQTLLESLADWRELGIDGWMDGNHPWFYLSEKLGELTAPLVGAAPKEVIVSGSTTVNLHQLVATFYKPEGRRTKILADELNFPSDIYALQSQLRIHGYDHDTHLVRVKSRDGRFLDEDDIIEAMTEEIALVVLPTVLYRSGQILDMERLTRAAHERGILIGFDGCHSIGAIPHAFSDWGVDFAYWCSYKHLNGGPGAVAGLYVNSKHFGAKPGLAGWFGSRKDKQFDMEHVLTPAENAGAYQIGTPHVLSLAPLLGSLEMFAEAGIQNIREKSLSINQYLMDLIQQELGDAGFKIGSPTEDFRRGGHVSLEHEEAARICKALKEKGIIPDFRAPNIVRLAPVALYTSYTDVWNAVQILKEIMEDKLYEKFSNERGVVA; from the coding sequence ATGAAGCCTTATTCTTTTGAACCTGATGCGGACTTTGCCGCAGAGCTTGACCGCGAAGATATACTGGCCCGTTACCGGGATGAATTTTATCTGAAACCTGATCGTATTTATCTTGATGGAAACTCGCTTGGTCTTCTTTCAAAGAGGGCTGAACAGACACTGCTTGAATCACTGGCTGACTGGCGCGAACTGGGCATCGATGGCTGGATGGATGGCAACCATCCGTGGTTCTATTTATCTGAAAAACTTGGAGAATTGACTGCTCCGCTCGTTGGTGCTGCACCAAAGGAGGTCATTGTAAGCGGATCCACAACAGTCAACCTGCATCAGCTGGTGGCTACCTTTTACAAGCCGGAAGGCAGAAGAACAAAAATTCTCGCAGACGAATTGAATTTCCCTTCCGATATCTATGCGCTTCAAAGCCAGCTGCGGATCCATGGCTATGATCATGATACGCATTTGGTCAGGGTGAAGAGCAGGGACGGAAGATTTCTTGATGAGGACGATATCATTGAGGCAATGACGGAAGAAATTGCGCTTGTGGTACTGCCGACTGTTTTGTACCGCAGCGGGCAAATACTTGATATGGAGCGGTTGACAAGAGCAGCTCATGAACGTGGTATCCTGATTGGATTCGATGGCTGCCATTCCATTGGCGCGATTCCGCATGCCTTCTCTGATTGGGGAGTCGACTTTGCTTATTGGTGCAGCTATAAGCATCTGAATGGCGGACCTGGAGCCGTAGCAGGCCTTTATGTGAATTCAAAGCATTTTGGCGCGAAGCCGGGACTTGCAGGCTGGTTCGGTTCGAGAAAAGACAAACAGTTTGATATGGAGCATGTGCTGACACCTGCTGAAAATGCGGGGGCCTACCAGATTGGAACCCCTCATGTATTGAGTCTTGCTCCTTTGCTTGGATCATTGGAGATGTTCGCCGAGGCGGGAATTCAAAATATCCGTGAAAAATCCTTGAGTATCAATCAATATCTAATGGACCTGATTCAGCAGGAGCTTGGCGATGCCGGTTTCAAAATCGGCAGTCCAACAGAAGATTTCCGGCGGGGCGGACATGTCAGTCTCGAGCATGAAGAAGCAGCAAGGATTTGCAAGGCTTTGAAGGAAAAAGGAATCATTCCTGATTTCCGCGCTCCGAACATCGTACGCCTTGCACCTGTGGCGCTTTACACTTCCTATACTGACGTCTGGAATGCTGTCCAGATTCTAAAAGAAATCATGGAAGATAAATTATACGAGAAATTCAGCAATGAGCGCGGAGTTGTGGCGTAG
- a CDS encoding CAP domain-containing protein, translated as MGRLFSLLILGALLYFAWPFLTNEKDLQNLNNEINKIKENPELSKALETVNSGINQLLWKLDEKKEELTKDEQNLLPKVAKPELETPSEKTFTIHNIGIGDAKGEVEKQLGSPKRVSVNEYGTEWHAYHENFQNFILVSYSKDGVVNALYTNQDLIAAKNGLKYGAPKETVRQTLGEPLGEIRKGLVYYQFQKDQDYDVYQLDDSYVTVFYDKHRNNSVAAIQIVSEKLEQSKADFYTESSEALKEGFEYQLFDLTNASRVVHGLGILTWDDQVRITARKHSADMAENSYFSHTNPEGQSPFDRMEEDDIAFSVAGENLAYGQFSSIFAHEGLMNSLGHRENILKTDFKLLGVGVAFGPKHEPYFTENFYTKRKF; from the coding sequence TTGGGACGATTATTTTCCCTTTTGATTTTAGGAGCCCTGCTTTATTTTGCATGGCCATTTTTAACGAATGAAAAAGATCTTCAAAATTTAAATAATGAAATAAACAAAATAAAAGAAAACCCTGAGCTCAGCAAAGCACTGGAAACAGTCAATAGCGGGATCAATCAGTTGTTATGGAAGCTTGATGAGAAGAAGGAAGAATTGACAAAGGATGAACAAAATCTTTTGCCGAAAGTGGCTAAACCGGAGCTGGAGACCCCTTCTGAGAAAACCTTTACCATCCATAATATCGGAATTGGTGATGCGAAGGGCGAAGTTGAAAAACAGCTTGGCAGCCCTAAACGGGTTTCCGTGAACGAGTATGGAACCGAGTGGCATGCCTATCACGAGAATTTCCAGAACTTCATCCTGGTTTCCTACAGCAAAGACGGGGTTGTAAATGCTTTGTATACAAACCAGGATTTGATCGCGGCCAAAAATGGCCTAAAGTATGGCGCTCCGAAAGAAACAGTGCGTCAGACTCTTGGTGAACCACTTGGCGAAATCAGAAAGGGCCTTGTTTATTACCAGTTCCAAAAGGACCAGGACTATGATGTCTATCAGTTGGACGACAGTTATGTGACGGTGTTTTATGATAAACATAGAAATAATAGTGTCGCTGCAATCCAGATTGTCAGCGAAAAATTGGAGCAAAGCAAGGCAGACTTTTATACCGAATCTAGTGAGGCATTGAAGGAAGGCTTTGAATATCAGCTGTTTGACCTGACCAATGCTTCAAGGGTGGTTCACGGGTTGGGGATTCTTACCTGGGACGATCAGGTCAGGATAACTGCCCGCAAGCACAGTGCCGATATGGCGGAAAACTCGTATTTCAGCCATACTAACCCTGAAGGACAATCGCCTTTTGACAGGATGGAAGAGGATGATATTGCTTTTTCCGTCGCCGGAGAGAATCTCGCGTATGGACAATTCAGCAGCATTTTCGCCCACGAAGGCTTGATGAACTCGCTTGGCCATCGCGAAAATATCCTGAAGACGGACTTCAAACTGCTCGGAGTTGGCGTCGCCTTCGGTCCGAAGCATGAGCCTTATTTTACCGAGAATTTTTATACGAAACGAAAGTTTTAA